A window from Nitrospira sp. ND1 encodes these proteins:
- a CDS encoding MoaD/ThiS family protein, protein MIKVRIPTPLRPLTKGQGEVESAAANIVDMIGSLDATYPGLKNRLCDEKGDLRRFVNIYVNEEDIRFLNGKETSLKDGDEVSIVPAIAGG, encoded by the coding sequence ATGATTAAGGTTCGTATTCCAACGCCCCTGCGTCCCCTCACAAAGGGTCAGGGCGAAGTTGAATCCGCGGCAGCCAACATTGTGGACATGATCGGATCGCTCGACGCGACCTATCCGGGGCTGAAGAACCGGCTCTGTGACGAAAAGGGCGACTTGCGCCGGTTCGTCAACATCTACGTCAACGAAGAGGACATCCGTTTCCTGAACGGGAAAGAAACCTCTTTGAAGGACGGCGATGAAGTGTCGATCGTTCCTGCGATTGCCGGAGGATAG
- a CDS encoding FAD-dependent monooxygenase has protein sequence MGRAMIETDVAIVGAGGGGAVLALMLAQQGVRSLVLERAAGPPQGLRGEILQPNGQRVLDRLGLLDKLPPHAVRSVRRFNFCRAGGERLCTVDYGELPAPYNRALVTLPNVAHHAILDALEQQNPGALWYDATFTGLRFDGSRVIGLQATRHGEPVDISARLVVGADGALSKVRESLGITAQLHRYPQSYLIAILKAPPGFDEARYLVGKREILGLFPASGQQVYAFYMIKAGSYEAVKAQGLEALRRAWVRIDPGMEGIVQELVDWSQTGYMPTGRVKTDRWVADGALLIGDAAHAMNPHASQGRMQAMVDAVVVADLIPGWLKKNDFSAEALRAFEVARRPHVMMLQRLADEQCRFWNTGNPVVAYLRDRVFRTLDRNARLRYRVLSTTAGLRSRPPFSLLDRVMAAGLLPDPRAQVRSSDEA, from the coding sequence ATGGGCCGTGCAATGATCGAGACAGATGTGGCGATTGTCGGCGCGGGCGGCGGCGGTGCCGTGTTGGCGTTGATGTTGGCGCAGCAGGGCGTGCGGTCGCTGGTGTTGGAGCGGGCTGCCGGGCCGCCGCAGGGATTGCGGGGCGAGATCCTGCAACCGAACGGTCAGCGCGTGCTCGATCGTCTGGGGTTACTGGATAAGCTCCCCCCCCATGCAGTCCGGTCGGTCCGTCGATTCAACTTTTGCCGTGCGGGCGGTGAACGGCTCTGTACGGTGGATTATGGCGAGTTGCCGGCTCCTTATAATCGCGCCCTGGTGACGCTGCCGAATGTGGCGCACCATGCCATCCTCGATGCGTTGGAACAACAGAATCCCGGCGCGCTCTGGTACGACGCGACCTTTACCGGCCTCCGGTTCGACGGCTCGCGGGTGATCGGCTTGCAGGCAACACGTCACGGGGAACCGGTCGATATCTCTGCGCGGTTGGTCGTCGGCGCCGACGGTGCGTTGTCCAAAGTACGCGAGTCGCTCGGTATCACCGCCCAACTCCATCGGTATCCCCAAAGTTATCTCATTGCCATTCTCAAGGCTCCGCCGGGCTTCGACGAGGCACGGTATCTGGTGGGCAAGCGCGAAATCCTGGGCCTCTTTCCTGCCTCCGGGCAACAGGTCTATGCCTTCTATATGATCAAGGCCGGATCGTATGAGGCGGTCAAAGCTCAGGGGTTGGAGGCGTTGCGGAGGGCCTGGGTCCGGATCGATCCCGGCATGGAAGGGATTGTCCAAGAACTGGTCGATTGGAGCCAGACGGGTTACATGCCCACCGGACGTGTGAAAACCGATCGATGGGTGGCGGATGGCGCCTTGCTCATCGGGGATGCGGCCCACGCCATGAACCCGCATGCGTCCCAAGGGCGGATGCAGGCGATGGTGGACGCGGTGGTTGTGGCGGACCTCATTCCCGGTTGGTTGAAGAAAAACGATTTCTCGGCTGAGGCCTTACGCGCATTCGAGGTGGCCCGGCGGCCACACGTGATGATGTTGCAGCGGTTGGCCGATGAGCAATGTCGATTCTGGAATACCGGCAATCCGGTGGTGGCCTATTTGCGAGATCGGGTGTTCCGGACGCTCGACCGGAATGCCAGGCTGCGCTACCGTGTGCTCTCGACCACGGCCGGATTGCGAAGCCGACCGCCGTTTTCATTGTTGGACCGCGTAATGGCCGCCGGACTCTTGCCAGATCCGCGCGCCCAGGTGCGATCATCGGACGAGGCGTGA
- a CDS encoding nuclear transport factor 2 family protein: MTSENVPAVVARYFSAIGEMDPDAWAACFAEQGTSYEPGSPTPLQGHAALRQFLAGVLGAFEKITMTQDHVFLSGNRVAVKFTGRGTGKNGRAVVFEGIDVFEINQEGKIQTMWGYWNPAAMMAQLQG; this comes from the coding sequence ATGACCTCTGAGAACGTTCCGGCAGTTGTGGCCCGGTATTTTAGCGCCATAGGAGAGATGGACCCGGACGCATGGGCCGCCTGCTTCGCAGAGCAGGGAACCAGTTACGAGCCAGGCTCCCCCACACCCCTCCAAGGCCATGCGGCACTGCGACAATTTCTAGCGGGGGTTCTCGGGGCCTTTGAAAAGATCACTATGACCCAGGACCATGTCTTCCTCTCCGGCAACCGGGTCGCGGTGAAGTTCACAGGGCGTGGCACCGGCAAGAACGGCCGAGCAGTGGTCTTCGAGGGCATCGACGTGTTTGAGATCAACCAGGAAGGAAAAATCCAAACCATGTGGGGTTACTGGAACCCAGCCGCGATGATGGCGCAGCTGCAGGGATGA
- a CDS encoding DUF5069 domain-containing protein, whose translation MRVRLEGYVHLARMIDKCRAVLAGTEGEYIYPCPMDDRLMAFAGITAAQFTAAVKQHLSDEGVIQWFRGMATPHPQAELEEWNRMMLSRGPTTPEKQASFNKYRDAVDPSRTDLTSWADLQDLEEGRTVPRRA comes from the coding sequence ATGCGCGTTAGATTGGAAGGATATGTGCACCTCGCGCGCATGATCGACAAGTGCCGCGCTGTGCTCGCGGGAACCGAAGGCGAGTATATCTATCCCTGCCCCATGGATGACCGGCTGATGGCATTCGCCGGTATTACCGCGGCGCAGTTCACCGCGGCCGTGAAGCAACACCTGAGTGACGAAGGCGTCATCCAATGGTTTCGCGGGATGGCCACGCCACACCCCCAAGCCGAGCTGGAAGAGTGGAACCGGATGATGTTGAGCCGGGGGCCGACCACGCCGGAGAAGCAGGCTTCATTTAATAAGTACCGGGACGCCGTGGATCCTTCCCGCACTGACCTCACCAGCTGGGCCGACCTCCAGGACCTCGAAGAAGGTCGGACGGTCCCACGAAGAGCCTAG
- a CDS encoding formylglycine-generating enzyme family protein, producing the protein MFVQKVLVATLFTLLFLLASHQEYLRSEGFNPELTVSAQFNFPAHEPTIEINGKDGGAMVLVPAGEFIWGGSDQIPRPPSRIYLDAFYLDKFEVTVSRYSKFLANSDRRHPNRWSESNLGIDADRPVIGVTWYDAHEYCSWADKRLPTDAEWEKAARGTDGREYPWGQEVPTQKHANFDRRDDWWKGYSTLAKVGSYALDISPYGIYDLAGNAEEWVADWIDIEGQYYKTDISRNPAGPVLGQFKVLRGGSWFTPATGLPIRIPSWSDPSLTNFSIGFRCAQDFTK; encoded by the coding sequence ATGTTTGTTCAGAAAGTTCTTGTCGCAACACTTTTCACACTGCTGTTTTTGCTTGCCAGTCATCAAGAGTACTTAAGATCAGAGGGGTTCAATCCCGAACTGACAGTTTCAGCGCAGTTCAATTTTCCGGCTCATGAACCAACCATTGAAATCAACGGAAAGGACGGGGGCGCAATGGTACTGGTTCCGGCCGGTGAATTCATTTGGGGCGGTAGCGATCAGATTCCGCGGCCGCCAAGTCGGATTTATCTGGATGCGTTTTACCTGGATAAGTTTGAAGTCACCGTCTCTCGGTACTCGAAATTCCTAGCGAATTCTGATCGGAGGCATCCGAATAGGTGGAGCGAATCAAATCTTGGCATTGATGCTGACCGGCCGGTGATCGGAGTAACTTGGTATGACGCCCACGAGTATTGCAGTTGGGCAGATAAACGTCTGCCAACGGATGCGGAGTGGGAAAAAGCCGCTCGAGGGACTGATGGCCGAGAATATCCATGGGGGCAGGAAGTGCCAACTCAAAAGCATGCAAACTTCGATAGGCGAGACGATTGGTGGAAAGGTTATAGCACTCTCGCCAAGGTTGGAAGCTATGCGTTGGACATCAGTCCCTATGGAATTTATGACTTGGCAGGAAATGCTGAAGAATGGGTAGCTGACTGGATCGATATTGAAGGCCAGTACTACAAAACCGATATAAGTCGCAATCCAGCAGGGCCGGTGCTAGGCCAGTTCAAAGTACTGCGTGGAGGATCGTGGTTCACTCCTGCGACGGGCCTCCCCATCCGGATACCGAGTTGGTCTGACCCGTCGCTTACTAACTTCTCCATTGGCTTCCGTTGTGCTCAGGATTTTACGAAGTAA
- the cysK gene encoding cysteine synthase A, which yields MTVKAHADITELIGGTPLVRLNRLSKPGGATIYAKVESFNPGGSIKDRICLNMINEAERLGKLKPGGTIVEPTSGNTGIGLALVAAVRGYKLILVMPESMSMERASLLSSYGAQLVLTAAWEGMKGSIKEAESIVAQNPSYYMPDQFSNPANPDMHRKTTGPEIVNALDGRVDAFVAAVGTGGTITGCGEVIRERNPAAKIVAVEPAGSPVLSGGDPGPHKIQGIGAGFVPKVLNRTLLDRVVTVTDDEAYQTAKLLAKKEGLLVGISAGANVFAAQKIAEELGPGKNVVTILCDTGERYISIEKYFNI from the coding sequence GTGACCGTCAAGGCTCATGCAGATATCACCGAGTTGATCGGCGGAACCCCGCTGGTTCGCCTCAACCGCCTGAGCAAGCCGGGCGGGGCCACGATCTACGCCAAAGTGGAATCGTTCAATCCTGGCGGCAGCATCAAGGACCGCATCTGCTTGAACATGATCAACGAGGCCGAGCGCTTGGGCAAACTGAAACCGGGCGGCACCATCGTCGAACCGACCAGCGGCAATACCGGCATCGGCCTGGCGCTGGTGGCGGCGGTGCGGGGATATAAGCTCATTTTGGTCATGCCCGAAAGCATGAGTATGGAACGCGCCAGCCTCCTGTCGTCTTATGGGGCACAACTCGTGCTGACGGCGGCGTGGGAAGGGATGAAGGGCTCGATTAAGGAAGCGGAGAGCATCGTCGCGCAGAATCCGTCGTATTACATGCCCGACCAGTTCTCCAACCCGGCCAATCCGGATATGCACCGGAAAACGACCGGCCCGGAAATTGTGAATGCGCTGGATGGACGCGTGGACGCCTTCGTGGCCGCGGTCGGCACCGGCGGCACCATCACAGGCTGCGGCGAGGTGATCAGAGAACGGAATCCGGCAGCCAAGATCGTCGCCGTTGAACCGGCTGGATCGCCCGTGTTGTCGGGCGGAGATCCCGGGCCGCACAAGATCCAGGGAATCGGCGCCGGATTCGTCCCGAAGGTGTTGAACCGGACGCTGCTCGATCGCGTGGTGACCGTGACCGACGATGAAGCGTATCAGACGGCGAAGCTGCTCGCAAAGAAAGAAGGACTGCTGGTCGGCATCTCTGCCGGCGCCAACGTCTTTGCCGCGCAAAAGATTGCCGAAGAGCTTGGACCGGGAAAAAACGTCGTCACCATTCTCTGTGACACCGGCGAGCGATATATCAGCATCGAAAAGTATTTCAACATTTGA
- a CDS encoding universal stress protein, which produces MTTKTTGDQPLFTPEQTFSSHTSAKNILIAVDDSDESARALHYVGALLRDIQDVNVTLFHVLNPMPRELMEHGGSENPETEHHLGEQLRKDQEEWIRTEGAIEYPILVTAMERLGQTGFPLDHVTLKLGHERDIADSIMDEARAGGYGTVVVTRCGPTGTKRLFSSRITDRLVRDLSGVALWVLG; this is translated from the coding sequence ATGACGACCAAGACAACGGGTGACCAACCCCTTTTCACACCGGAACAGACGTTCAGCAGCCACACCTCTGCCAAGAACATTCTTATCGCCGTCGATGACTCGGACGAGTCCGCCCGCGCCCTGCACTATGTCGGCGCGCTGCTCCGGGACATTCAGGACGTGAATGTAACATTGTTTCATGTGCTGAACCCCATGCCTCGGGAACTGATGGAGCACGGCGGCTCGGAGAACCCTGAGACTGAACACCATCTCGGCGAACAACTCCGCAAGGACCAGGAAGAATGGATACGCACTGAAGGCGCCATTGAATATCCCATCCTGGTGACGGCGATGGAACGACTCGGGCAGACCGGATTTCCTCTCGACCATGTCACGCTTAAGTTGGGACATGAACGCGATATCGCCGACAGCATCATGGATGAAGCCAGGGCCGGAGGGTATGGCACCGTCGTGGTGACCCGATGCGGGCCGACAGGAACCAAGCGACTCTTCAGCAGCCGCATCACCGACCGCCTGGTGCGGGACCTCTCCGGAGTCGCGCTCTGGGTCCTGGGATAA
- the thiS gene encoding sulfur carrier protein ThiS — translation MQVMINGKSEEIAGGSVLDLLKAKSIEPQMVAVEVNDTMLERTHLETTQLKDGDHVEFLFYMGGGR, via the coding sequence ATGCAGGTCATGATCAACGGCAAGTCCGAAGAGATCGCAGGGGGCAGCGTGCTGGATCTCTTGAAAGCCAAGAGCATCGAACCCCAAATGGTGGCGGTTGAAGTGAATGACACCATGCTCGAACGGACACACCTCGAGACCACACAGCTGAAAGACGGCGATCATGTGGAGTTTCTGTTCTACATGGGCGGTGGCCGGTGA
- a CDS encoding CBS domain-containing protein, translating to MAWNIASKIVHRVVTIDENHTVLDAATLMAEEFVGSALITSSSKIAGVFTERDLMMRVVGRKRDPENVKIKDVMTKNMVTVSPKDTANHCLNLMKEHRCRHLLVFDNEEFIGIVSLRDMVALLMEEKEALIAYLHQYISS from the coding sequence ATGGCGTGGAATATTGCCTCGAAAATTGTTCACAGGGTGGTGACGATCGACGAGAACCATACCGTGCTCGATGCTGCGACGCTGATGGCCGAGGAATTCGTCGGATCGGCGCTCATCACCAGTTCCTCCAAAATCGCCGGCGTTTTCACGGAACGAGACTTGATGATGCGCGTCGTCGGTCGGAAGCGAGATCCGGAGAACGTAAAGATCAAGGATGTGATGACGAAAAATATGGTCACCGTGAGTCCGAAGGATACTGCGAATCATTGTTTGAATCTGATGAAGGAACATCGCTGCCGCCACCTCTTGGTGTTCGACAACGAGGAGTTTATCGGGATTGTCTCGCTCCGGGATATGGTTGCGCTGTTGATGGAGGAAAAGGAGGCGCTCATCGCCTATCTCCACCAATACATCAGTTCATGA
- a CDS encoding zinc ribbon domain-containing protein: protein MNCTSCETALPLRARFCPACGVHVTLPEDPAFDEAALQAAGWGDELNQRTAPAPLDRETLKARLIDCYVNFSMARELSGWLQALGLPSTGTMQEKLTRVRQQADSLVLPAESLPRQTIWYLNRYDEKILTEICEELGIDSSGPKERQITRIYHAVGLREGWLQPLSEDARNIITETFLPILRAVDHRNYADLDQWGELGDLLDRESRTRLDHQGHGSAFMAVLIPSLLQEAHRDLLQHELDARAGKPF, encoded by the coding sequence ATGAACTGCACCAGTTGTGAGACTGCGCTCCCGTTGCGGGCCCGCTTTTGTCCCGCCTGCGGGGTGCACGTGACATTGCCGGAGGATCCGGCGTTCGATGAAGCAGCCTTGCAAGCGGCCGGGTGGGGGGACGAGCTGAACCAACGAACGGCTCCGGCGCCCCTCGACCGTGAAACCCTGAAGGCTCGATTGATCGATTGTTATGTGAATTTTTCCATGGCCAGGGAACTATCCGGATGGCTGCAAGCACTCGGGCTTCCATCAACAGGAACGATGCAGGAGAAACTCACCCGTGTGCGACAACAAGCGGATTCGCTGGTACTGCCGGCCGAAAGTCTTCCTCGCCAGACCATCTGGTACCTGAACCGATATGACGAGAAGATTCTCACGGAGATTTGCGAAGAGCTTGGTATCGACAGCAGCGGACCCAAAGAGCGGCAGATCACCAGGATCTATCATGCCGTGGGTCTGCGTGAGGGCTGGCTCCAACCGTTGTCGGAAGATGCTCGAAATATCATCACCGAGACGTTTCTGCCTATCCTGAGAGCGGTCGATCACAGAAATTATGCTGACCTCGACCAGTGGGGTGAACTCGGAGACCTGCTCGACAGGGAAAGTAGGACTCGGCTCGATCATCAAGGCCATGGGAGCGCCTTCATGGCCGTCCTCATTCCCAGCTTACTCCAAGAGGCGCATCGGGATCTGCTTCAACATGAACTCGATGCCAGAGCCGGGAAACCCTTTTGA
- a CDS encoding phospholipase D-like domain-containing protein, with product MCDVLISQGQGVGSLQPASPCTTHRNLSCLIALIVAGFVFLTQIPVCASATIDVYYAPEDQPIDRVVGLYAHATRYIYVSVYALTAPSVVKALVEAKRRGVDVRVITDRERLNDPKQHSAVNTLRLAGVPIRINRHDALMHLKQVVIDDAVNTSGSANHTTSGNRYNDERLDVITDARLTAKAREKFLTMWNDHERFMTWTQ from the coding sequence ATGTGTGACGTATTGATTTCGCAGGGGCAAGGCGTCGGTTCTCTGCAACCTGCTAGTCCCTGCACGACTCACCGGAATCTCTCTTGCCTGATCGCCTTGATTGTTGCTGGGTTTGTGTTTCTGACGCAGATTCCTGTCTGTGCCTCCGCCACGATTGATGTCTACTATGCGCCGGAGGATCAGCCCATCGATCGGGTGGTCGGTCTCTATGCGCATGCGACGCGGTACATCTATGTGTCCGTCTATGCGTTGACGGCGCCTTCGGTGGTGAAGGCGCTGGTGGAGGCCAAACGCCGGGGCGTGGATGTCCGGGTGATTACCGATCGCGAACGTCTCAACGATCCGAAGCAGCATAGCGCCGTGAATACATTACGACTGGCAGGCGTGCCCATCAGGATCAACCGGCATGATGCATTGATGCACCTGAAGCAGGTCGTGATCGACGATGCCGTCAATACGTCCGGTTCAGCCAACCACACGACGAGCGGGAACCGGTACAATGACGAACGTCTCGATGTCATCACCGATGCGCGGCTGACCGCGAAGGCCCGCGAGAAGTTTTTGACCATGTGGAACGACCACGAACGATTTATGACCTGGACCCAATAG
- the thrC gene encoding threonine synthase, which yields MSKMKALVCRECGKEYPPKAIHVCEMCFGPLEVKYNYDEIKSTISRKKIEQGPNSMWRYIDLLPVESTAIIGPHAGLTPLVRAKNLGAYLGIDELYIKNDTVNHPTLSFKDRVVSVALTRARELGFETVACASTGNLANSVAAHAAAAGMKCYVFIPADLEAAKVLGNLIYKPNVVEVEGNYDDVNRLCSEIAGEHGWAFVNINIRPYYAEGSKTLAFETVEQLGWRTPDQAVIPMASGSLLTKIWKGLHEMHALGLVDSVRTKINGAQAEGCSPIATAFKAGRDFFKPVKPKTIAKSLAIGNPADGYYALKATAESKGAMDAVTDEEVVEGIKLLAQTEGIFAETAGGVTIGVLCKLVKQGLIKKSDVTVAYITGNGLKTQEAVVDAVGRPFRIQPSLVNFQKTFKMGKNSGGDS from the coding sequence ATGTCGAAAATGAAAGCGCTCGTGTGCCGGGAATGTGGGAAGGAATATCCACCCAAAGCCATCCACGTCTGTGAGATGTGCTTCGGCCCGCTCGAAGTCAAATACAACTACGACGAGATCAAAAGCACGATCTCCCGGAAAAAGATCGAACAAGGCCCGAACAGCATGTGGCGCTATATCGACCTGCTGCCGGTCGAAAGCACCGCGATCATCGGGCCCCATGCGGGACTGACGCCGTTGGTGCGGGCGAAAAATCTCGGCGCCTATCTGGGCATCGACGAGCTCTATATCAAGAACGATACGGTGAACCATCCGACCCTGTCGTTCAAAGATCGGGTCGTCTCGGTCGCCCTCACACGTGCGCGGGAACTCGGCTTTGAAACGGTGGCCTGCGCCTCAACCGGCAACCTGGCCAACTCCGTCGCGGCTCACGCGGCGGCGGCAGGCATGAAGTGCTACGTGTTCATCCCGGCCGACCTTGAAGCGGCGAAGGTGCTCGGCAACCTGATTTACAAGCCGAACGTGGTCGAAGTCGAGGGCAACTACGACGATGTGAACCGGCTCTGCAGCGAAATCGCGGGTGAACATGGCTGGGCCTTCGTGAATATCAACATTCGTCCCTACTATGCCGAGGGCTCGAAGACCCTTGCGTTTGAGACGGTGGAACAACTCGGCTGGCGCACGCCGGACCAGGCCGTCATTCCCATGGCCTCTGGTTCCTTATTGACGAAGATCTGGAAGGGCCTGCACGAAATGCATGCGCTGGGGCTGGTCGATTCCGTCCGCACCAAGATCAACGGTGCGCAGGCTGAAGGCTGCTCCCCGATCGCGACCGCCTTCAAGGCAGGCCGGGACTTTTTCAAGCCGGTCAAGCCGAAGACCATCGCCAAGTCCCTCGCCATCGGCAACCCGGCCGACGGCTACTACGCCTTAAAAGCCACCGCGGAGAGCAAGGGCGCGATGGACGCGGTGACGGACGAGGAAGTCGTGGAAGGCATCAAGCTGCTGGCCCAGACCGAAGGCATTTTCGCCGAAACCGCCGGCGGCGTGACCATCGGGGTCTTGTGCAAGCTCGTGAAGCAGGGGCTGATCAAGAAGAGCGACGTCACGGTCGCCTATATCACCGGCAACGGGCTCAAGACCCAGGAAGCGGTTGTGGACGCCGTCGGTCGTCCGTTCCGCATCCAGCCCAGCCTGGTGAACTTCCAAAAAACATTCAAAATGGGAAAGAACAGTGGTGGTGACTCATGA
- a CDS encoding universal stress protein, whose translation MRTVVAVDWSEQSFNAVKVVCRLFTHESLTLIHAVDLRPFENPLFAQPLGRNSAGAMREAMVAAGERLLDQTGSLVPVTIPSIQRVYKIGNPAPVVLEAIRSAHADLVAVGSRGRGRLAELVLGSVSHRVVLHAPCAALLVREDPGSIRRVLLAVEGYENSVRLRSWLSTHRFSRPIELSLSTVVPTIPIGDSTMEFRYDKWTAEMDQYARQLVDETAAALRTMYPAVTAQVEHGDPAHCITQAAGHADLVIVGSHGWRGLEHFLLGSVSHAVLHNVTCPILVLR comes from the coding sequence ATGCGCACCGTCGTTGCCGTCGACTGGTCCGAGCAGTCTTTCAACGCCGTTAAAGTCGTCTGCCGTCTCTTCACTCATGAATCATTGACCCTCATCCATGCGGTCGATCTCCGGCCGTTCGAAAATCCGCTCTTTGCGCAACCGCTCGGCCGCAACAGCGCTGGCGCCATGCGAGAGGCGATGGTTGCAGCAGGAGAGCGCCTGCTCGATCAAACCGGCTCATTGGTGCCGGTCACGATTCCTTCCATCCAGCGGGTCTATAAGATCGGGAACCCGGCGCCGGTTGTGCTGGAGGCGATTCGTTCGGCTCATGCCGACTTGGTTGCGGTCGGATCACGGGGGCGTGGACGCCTTGCGGAGCTGGTCTTAGGCAGCGTCTCGCATCGGGTGGTGTTGCATGCCCCCTGCGCGGCCCTGCTGGTCAGGGAGGACCCGGGGAGCATCCGACGTGTGTTGCTCGCCGTGGAAGGGTATGAGAATTCAGTCAGGCTGCGCAGCTGGTTGAGCACTCACCGGTTCAGCCGGCCGATAGAACTGTCCCTCTCGACCGTCGTGCCGACCATTCCCATCGGCGATTCGACGATGGAATTTCGATACGACAAATGGACAGCTGAAATGGATCAGTATGCCCGGCAACTTGTGGACGAAACGGCTGCAGCCTTGCGAACCATGTATCCTGCTGTCACCGCGCAAGTCGAGCATGGTGATCCGGCTCATTGCATTACCCAAGCGGCAGGCCATGCCGATCTTGTGATTGTCGGATCGCATGGTTGGAGAGGCCTCGAACACTTCCTGCTCGGCAGCGTGTCACATGCGGTCTTGCACAACGTGACCTGTCCCATCCTGGTCCTTCGATGA
- a CDS encoding YgcG family protein, producing the protein MNRPSCLNIGSVVSLGLLLLLVAVPVGFAREPVPSYDPQGYVSDHAGVIDAEWRARIRSVCQDLERKTGVEMVVVTVPTLKPYGSANDYAVGLYQKWGIGSAQNEHGVLVLLSVQERQAAVTMGRRMLPVMGGNVVGKVGHEYLDPAVKNGHFGEGLYRTVVGLASVSQEIRVGSIKKTHFRGLGFWITIFTVGGALWFLWWLSRPDLRHPYGRLRRGEYWGXGWK; encoded by the coding sequence ATGAATCGTCCATCCTGCCTCAATATCGGTTCGGTGGTAAGTCTGGGCCTTCTGCTGCTGTTGGTCGCAGTGCCGGTCGGGTTCGCCCGCGAGCCGGTGCCTTCCTATGACCCACAGGGGTATGTGAGCGACCATGCAGGGGTGATCGATGCCGAGTGGCGCGCGCGAATCCGTTCGGTCTGCCAGGATCTTGAACGCAAGACCGGGGTGGAAATGGTGGTCGTCACCGTGCCCACGCTGAAACCCTATGGTTCGGCCAATGACTACGCGGTCGGGCTCTATCAGAAATGGGGCATCGGTTCGGCCCAGAATGAGCATGGGGTGCTGGTGCTCCTGTCTGTGCAGGAGCGGCAGGCGGCCGTTACCATGGGACGGCGGATGTTGCCGGTGATGGGGGGGAACGTCGTCGGGAAGGTCGGGCATGAATATCTCGACCCCGCCGTCAAGAACGGCCACTTCGGCGAAGGCCTGTATCGCACCGTGGTTGGATTGGCCTCAGTCTCACAGGAGATTCGCGTCGGCTCCATTAAGAAGACGCACTTTCGCGGACTCGGGTTCTGGATCACGATCTTTACCGTCGGGGGAGCTCTCTGGTTTCTCTGGTGGCTCAGCCGACCGGATCTCCGCCATCCCTATGGGCGCCTGCGGCGCGGCGAATATTGGGGGNNGGGGTGGAAGTAG
- a CDS encoding molybdopterin-synthase adenylyltransferase MoeB codes for MEFTETQINRYSRHILLPEVGGKGQKKIVQAKVLIVGAGGLGSPAALYLAAAGIGTIGLIDSDVVDLSNLQRQVIHQTPDVGRPKVVSGKEKIQALNPDVNVVMYEERLTAGNALKIMSGYDVVIDGVDNFPTKFLINDACFFAGKPLVHGGILRFDGRVTTIIPKKSACYRCVFKKPPPEGLVASCQEAGVIGVLAGIIGTIQATEALKLILGIGRPLTDRLLDFDARRTQFREIRIKRNPDCPLCGERPTITELIEDGDVAGPTCALPGQRNL; via the coding sequence ATGGAATTTACAGAAACACAAATCAACCGCTACAGCCGGCACATTCTTCTTCCCGAAGTCGGAGGCAAAGGCCAGAAGAAGATCGTGCAAGCGAAGGTCCTGATCGTCGGCGCAGGAGGGCTCGGCTCGCCGGCCGCGCTCTATCTCGCAGCCGCCGGGATCGGCACCATCGGGCTCATCGACAGCGATGTCGTGGATCTCAGCAACCTGCAACGGCAAGTCATTCACCAGACGCCCGACGTAGGCCGCCCCAAGGTCGTCTCCGGCAAAGAAAAAATTCAGGCGCTGAATCCCGACGTCAACGTGGTGATGTACGAAGAGCGGCTCACCGCCGGCAATGCGCTGAAAATCATGAGCGGCTACGATGTGGTCATCGACGGCGTCGATAACTTCCCGACGAAATTCCTCATCAACGATGCTTGCTTCTTCGCCGGCAAACCGTTGGTGCACGGCGGCATTCTTCGATTCGATGGTCGCGTCACCACCATCATCCCGAAGAAGTCGGCTTGTTATCGTTGCGTCTTTAAGAAGCCGCCGCCCGAGGGGCTCGTTGCCTCCTGCCAGGAAGCCGGTGTCATCGGTGTGCTGGCCGGCATCATCGGGACCATCCAAGCCACCGAGGCGCTGAAGCTGATCCTCGGCATCGGTCGCCCGTTGACCGATCGCTTGCTGGACTTCGATGCACGACGCACTCAGTTCAGAGAAATCCGCATCAAGCGGAACCCCGATTGTCCGCTGTGCGGCGAACGGCCCACGATCACGGAATTGATCGAAGACGGCGACGTCGCCGGGCCGACCTGTGCGCTCCCGGGTCAACGTAACTTGTAG